In Listeria cossartiae subsp. cossartiae, the DNA window CTCAGCTAAGCGGTTATCATGCCTTTTTAACGCTGCTTTTGCTTCTGGTGAATTGACTCCGTGCGCATGCCGCATACTATCCATATCAACCAAATGTGTTAATAGCAAGGTTGGCTTTTTCGTTTTGATCGTATCAACGACGCTCGCTGTCAAAAATATATCTAAATCAGGTTGATTAATCCCTTTTCGTAAATGGCCAAATTTTCGGTCCATATCGATTAAAAATAATGGCGAGCTCGCGTGAAGTGATACCATCATTTGCGTTAACCAAAAACGGTTCGGGAAAATTTCGGCTATATTATAATCAATGCCACTTTTTGCGGCAACAGGCCATAAAAATGCGGCGGTTGTCATCCCGTGCTCTTTCGCTAAATCGTAAAGCGTCGGAACTTGAATAGCTTTTTTATACCAATACCAATCAGGAGAATCCTTTTCGGGTTGGATTTTTGTATTGTTAACGATGCCATGCGTTGCGGGATAATGCCCTGTGATAATACTCGTATGTGCTGGATAGGTCAGTGATGGATAAATGGTTTCTACTTCCTGAATATGAGTTCCAGTTTCAATTAATTCTCGTAAAACTGGTAAGTCCGCTGTGTCTTTTAAATCAAGCGCCCCAAGTGCATCTAATGAAATCACGAAAAGATGTTTTTTCATTATTTTCTCCCCTTTCAAAAAAACAGGGATTTTCCAGCTAATCTGGAAGAACCCCTGTGTAAATTACGTATGACTGATTGTATCTTTTGGCTGTTCGATTTCCTCTTGATTCGTGACACCGAGTACATCTAAGAAGAACATAACGACTGGAATACCAACGATTAATCCCCAAATTCCAAAGAAGTGCTCTCCGAAAATAAGAATAATGAAAGTATAAAAAACGGGTAAATTGGTTTTTGCTGACATAAGTTTTGGATTAAGGACGTAAGATTCTAATGCATGGATAATGATAACGACTACTAAAATGTAGAAAATGTATTCGACACCACCAATGGAATAACCGATAATCGTTAGCGGGATAAGAGAAATAATCACCCCAGCTACCGGAATCAAGCCAAGCAAGAATACCATAATTGATAAAGTCATCAATTGCGGGAATCCTAAAATCCAAAGCGCAATCGTTGTTAAAATTGCATTGACAAGCGCGATAATAAATTGAGCTTCGATAACTTTACCGAAAGTCGCAACAAATTTGGATCCGAAGAACTTCACTTCCTCGTAGATAAAAGCGATTTTACTAGTAGAAAATTGATTCGTAAAGGAAACTAGATGCTCTTTTCCTAGGGAGAAAAACAGGCTTAACATTAGCGCGATAAACACGTTCATCAAGACAGTCCCGACGTTTGTTAAGTACGTTAAAATCATCGAAACCCCTTGCTCTGTGTATTTCATAATATCAAATTGATTCGCTAAGCTCACAATATAATTAATGAAATCATTGTTGCTATCTGTTTTTAAGAACGTATTACCGAATTTCACCAATTGATTGATTTGATCCGCCAAAACAGGAATGTACTTGACGAACACAAACACAATGACAGCGGCAATTAACGCATAAAGTAGCAAGACAATAATTTGCCGATAAATCGAGATTCTCCGTAAAATAAAGTTCTCAAGGCGTGTTATAAGATAAGAAAAAATAAATGTTAATAAAATAATATTCATTTGACTTCTGAGTAAGTATAAGACGAAGGCGATTAAAATAAAGACGCCAACCCGTCGTACGCTGCGATTTTGTAAAAATGAACTAAGCTCTTTCAAAAATAGATGACCTCCTACTTGTGTTGTGGCTACTTATCTTCGCCAATAATTTTAACTTCTGTTTCTAATTCTACATCGAATTTTTCGCGGACAGTTTTTTGAACATATGCGATTAAATCCATGTAGTCCGTGGCAGTTGCGCCGCCGATATTTACAATAAACCCAGCATGTTTTAATGAAACCTGAGCTCCGCCGATAATATGTCCTTGTAAGCCGCTATCTTGAATGAGTTTACCGGCAAAATGACCTGGTGGGCGCTTGAATACACTACCACATGAAGGATATTCAAGTGGCTGTTTGGATTCACGTGCTGCTGTTAGTTCATCCATTTTTGCTTGGATAGTATTTTTATCATCTAAGGCTAAAGAGAAAGTCGCATCTAACACGATGTAATTTTTCTCTGCAATAGTACTAAAACGATACGCTGCTTTTAGCTCAGAGCGCTTTAATTTCTTTAGTTCGCCGGTTTGGGTTAATACGGTTGCTGCTTCTAAAACATCGCTAATTTCGCCGCCGTATGCCCCTGCATTCATATGTAGTGCTCCACCAATAGAGCCAGGAATGCCGCAAGCGAATTCGAGCCCACTAAGGCTCTCATCAAGTGCAAATTTTGCTGTATCAATAAGTTTGGCGCCACTCATTGCAGTAATTTGCGTATTGTTTCTTTCAATCGTTTGGAGTAAATCGAGATGTAAGATGACGCCACGAATTCCGCCATCTTTAATAATAAGATTCGATCCGTTACCAAGAATCGTTAACGGAATTTTATTTTGGTGACAGTAAGATACTACTTCTTGCGTCTCTTCTATTGTTTTCGGCATAACGAAAATGTCTGCCACGCCACCTGTTTTTGTATACGTATAGTTAGATAAGGGTTCATTTAATTTTATTGTTATATGTGGAAACTGTGTTTGTAAGTTATTCATTATTTATTTCAAACCTTTCATGGTTGTAGTTTAAAAAATCACTTCCTTTATTTTATCATGGAACCGCACTTTTACAAAGAATTCCAGAGTTTTTTTAGTAAAATAGGAATATTTAAGTATATTTTAGGGTAATTGGTTGATATGTTCTTGAGTATTAAAATGAATAATGTTAGAATATAGAACATACATTCGATTAAAAGGAAAGGGATGAAAAAATGATTCGTTTTGATAATGTATCAAAAAAATATAACGATGATAAAACCGCTGTAAACAACGTGACCTTAGATATTAAAGACGGCGAGTTCTTTGTTTTCATCGGACCGAGTGGCTGCGGGAAAACAACCACTCTAAAAATGATTAATCGCTTGATTCCACTGACAACTGGAACCATTTATATTAATGAGAAGCGAATTAGTGATTACGATATTCATGAACTTCGCTGGGATATCGGCTATGTATTACAGCAAATTGCACTCTTTCCTCATATGACGATTGAAGAAAATATTGCGATTGTTCCAGAATTAAAGAAATGGAGTAAAGAAAAAATTCACGACCGAATTACGGGATTACTAGATAGTGTTGGCTTAGATCCGGAAAGTTATCGCAATCGTAAACCAGCTGAACTCTCAGGCGGAGAACAGCAACGTGTTGGCGTTGTCCGTGCCCTTGCTGCAGATCCAGGAATTATTCTGATGGATGAGCCATTTAGTGCGCTTGATCCTATCTCTCGCCAACGTTTACAGCAAGATATTTCCGCGCTTCAAAAGAAAATCAAGAAAACGATTGTATTTGTTACGCATGATATGCAAGAAGCTCTAGCACTTGGGGACCGAATTTGCGTAATGCAAGGCGGCGAAATTGTTCAAGTAGCTACCCCGCAAGAAATTATCAAAAATCCAGAGAACGACTTTGTCAAAGATTTCTTAGCTTCTGGTCATGCGTTTAATACGCCGATTTTAGAAGGAAGTTTTACAGTGAATGATTTAATCGAGGCCGATTTGTTTTATGCTTACCAAGCTAGCGACGGTACACTTGGTATTTCTTCCAAAGAACCTGTCGAAAATCTTGTGCGCCGCATTGCTGAAGAACAATCGATTCCGGTTACAGACGAAGCGGGCAATTTTATTGGTACGATTGCAAATAAACACGTGATGCAATTTTTAGCGCGTCATCTGGAAAGTTCAGGTGAGCTAGTATGAATACACTTTTAGATACATTTGCTGTCCGTAAAGATGAACTGTTCACGGCTTTAGTGCAACATATTCAAATTTCTTTCGTATCCCTATTTATCGCTGTGTTAATTGCGCTACCACTTGGTATTTACTTAACTAGACACAAACGTCTTGCTGAGCCAATTATTCAAGTAGCTGCCATTTTCCAAACGATTCCTTCCCTTGCCCTACTGGGATTATTAATTCCGCTTGTTGGTATTGGGATTGTTCCGGCGATTATCGCGCTTGTTATTTATGCCCTTTTGCCGATTTTAAGGAATACATATACTGGGATAAAAGAAGTCGATCCAGCTCTTGTCGAAGCTTCACGCGCCATGGGAATGAACAAATGGAAACGACTTTACAAAGTTCAATTGCCACTTGCAATGCCTGTAATTATGGCTGGTATTCGTACAGCGATGGTATTAATCATCGGTACCGCAACACTCGCTGCATTAATAGGCGCTGGTGGACTTGGGGACTTGATTTTACTAGGGATTGACCGCAATGATAATAGTTTGATTTTGCTTGGTGCCATTCCAGCAGCATTACTCGCTATCTTGTTTGATTTCCTATTGCGTTTCCTTGAAAAAGCATCCTTTAGAAGTACTGTAATTACGATTTCAGCAGGGATTTTACTGACTGCAGCAATCATTGTCGTTCCTTATTTTGTGTCCGATAAAAAAGAAATTACGATTGCTGGTAAATTAGGTGCTGAGCCAGAAATTTTGATTAATATGTACAAGTTGGTTATTGAAGACGAAACCGATTTAAAAGTCAATGTGAAGCCTAATATGGGTAAAACAAGCTTCGTTTTTAATGCCTTAAAATCAGGTGATATTGATATTTATCCTGAATTTACGGGAACAGTGTTGGAAACCTTCTTAAAAGAAAATGCGAAAACACATGATCCTGAGCAAGTTTATACGCAAGCACGTGATGGTTTAGCAAAAGATTTCAACATGACTTACTTAAAACCAATGAAATATAACAATACTTATGCGCTAGCAGTTTCACCTGAATTTGCTAAAGAAAATAATTTGGAAAAAATATCGGATCTCGGTCCAGTATCCGACCAAGTGAAAGCAGGATTCACACTTGAGTTCAAAGACCGTTCGGATGGCTATAAAGGCATTCAAGATAAATACGGCCTGACTTTTTCAAACTTGAAAACAATGGAACCGAAACTGCGCTATAATGCGATTAAATCTGGGGATATTAACTTGTTAGATGCTTATTCGACAGATAGCGAACTAGCACAGTATAAATTAAAAGTGCTGGAAGATGATCAGCAACTCTTCCCTCCTTATCAAGGGGCACCACTTATGCTGACAAAAACGTTGGATAAATATCCAGAACTGAAAAAACCATTAAACAAACTCGCTGGGAAAATTACAGACGATGAAATGCGCAAAATGAACTACGAAGTCAATGTAAATGGTAAATCAGCTTATACTGTTGCTAAGGATTACTTACAAGATCAAGGTATCATTAAATAAAATAAAGCTAAGTGGCGTAAAAACCACTTAGCTTTATTTTTTATTGTCTAATTAAGTTTTTAACTTTATTAACGTTCGGTTTATAGAAACGACAATGTGTTTCAAATTCTTTGTTAAATTCAGCTGCTCGTTGGGTTAAAGATTGCTCGTGATCAAGCATTAAGCCTTCTTCAAGGAGCGGTGTAAGGGAAATGATTTGGTCGAAAACTAGACCGGCATTCGTGTCGCTTAAAACAGAAACCATTTTGCCAAGTGCTTTTTGTTTTTCTGTAGGAAGCTCTTTTTGATGAAGATGGAACCATTTTGCTAGTTGTTTACGATTTTTTCGCGTTGCTTCTAAATAAATGCTTTGCGCATACGCAGCTTTAGCGAACGCAATCGATAAGTTTTCAGCGGATTCCCAGTCTTCTTCTAAAATTTCACCTTGCATCTTGATTTTTTGATTGAGCAACGTAATATCTTCTTGATAAATATCCATTTTGTGTTGCTGCTGTTTGTAAACTTCCATCGCTAAATTAAGCTCATCAATGGTTGGCTGCATTTTTTCGCCAAAAATCGTATTATCATTTAAAATTAATTGCGTTTGTTCTATTTTTTCAGCAATAATGCTATCGCGTTCTTTAATTACATGAGATCGTTTACCTAAGTACTCAAAATAGAAGTTATACTTTTGAATGCGATTAACAACTGCTTCTGCTTCTTTCACGGTCGCTGGTTCTTCTTTTGAATTTAAGACAGTTACACCAGCTACTTTACTTAATTTGGTATAAATAATAATCGTGAAAATTTCGCCGTCCAAATTGATTGTGTACGGTAGTTTATGTTGCTGTTCTAAAAGCCTTTTATGTTGTTTTAATAGTTTATCCGTCATTGTTATTCAACACCTTTACTACGCCATTAGTATTATATAATTCAATTATATAGTATAAAGATGAAAATTTCGAGGGAAAGAAATGAGAAAATTATTTTTAATTGTTTACATAATATAATTATTGTCCCCTTACCTCTTTATAAAGACGTTAAAGTATAGAATAATAAATAGATATTTAAGACGGCAATGAAAATCGCAACGGCCCAAGAAATGATTTTTAACCAGGTTGGGTTAACGAATTCGCCCATTTTCTGTTTATCACTTGTAAACATAACTAAAGGAATAACGGCAAATGATAGTTGCATCGAGAGAATAACTTGGCTAAAAATAAGTAGTTCATTTATTCCGTTTGCTCCGTATAAGGCTGTAATAATAACCGCTGGAACAATTGCTAGCACACGTGTTAGTAAACGACGAACGACTGGTTTTAAACGGATATTCAAGAAACCTTCCATGACGATTTGACCAGCTAGCGTACCTGTTAATGTAGAGTTTTGACCTGATGCAAGTAAAGCGACGGCAAAAACAGTACTGGCAATACTGCTACCAAGTGTTGGATTGAGTAACTTATAAGCATCCTCAATTCCAGCTACATTATGTTGCCCGGTAGTATAAAAAGCTGCTGCAGCTAAAATTAAAATCGATGCATTAATTAATAAAGCAATCGTTAAGGAAAAAGTGGAATCGATAAATGAAAAACGAATTGCCTCTTTCTTCCCTTCTTTTGTGCGCGCGTATTGTCTTGTTTGGACGATAGATGAATGCAAATATAAATTATGTGGCATGACAGTCGCACCAAGAATACCAAGTGCAATATAAAGCATAGCCGGATTAGTTACGATTTCTGATTGTGGGATAAAACCTTTGGCGATTGCTTGCATATCTGGATGTGACATCACCATTTCCGCTCCGAAACATACTAAAATGGTAACCATCAAGGTAATGACAATGACTTCGATATAACGGAAACCTTTGTGTTGTAAAAATAGCACGAGAAAAATATCCAATGCAGTAATACAAACACCCCAAATTAACGGGATTCCAAATAGTAAATTAAGCGCAATCGCACTACCGATAACTTCTGCAATATCAGTGGCAATAATTGCTAGTTCGGCTAATATCCAAAGGACAAAGCCAAACGGTTTCGAAAAATGATCACTAGATGCCTGCGCTAAATCTCGGCCAGTAACGATACCTAATTTAGAGGCAAGTGATTGTAATAAAACAGCTAAAATATTAGAAATTAAAATAACAGATAATAAAGTGTAGCCGAATTCTGATCCGCCGGCAATAGAAGTTGCCCAATTCCCTGGATCGACATAACCTACCGCGATAAGAGCGCCTGGCCCCATAAAAGCAAATAATTTGCGGAAGAATTTCGCATTTTTGGGAATGGCTACGGAATTATTTACTTCACTCAAGCTGGGAGCATTTTGTGCTTTTCTCCAGCTTTGTTTGGTGCGTTCTGTTTTCTCTTTTTTCATGCTCCCTGACCTTCTTTCGTTTATGATAAAAAGTTTACTACGGGAAACATTCTTTGTCAAACGAAAAACACAACCTTTTGATGAAGATGATAGGTTGTGTTTTCGTGTATTCTTATAAGGCTTCGGTTAATGATTTTCTTTTGTTTTTCACTGGGTTTAATGTGCGTTCGACCCAACCAAGCAATACATCGGCTAAAATGGCCATGACTGCGGTTGGGATTGCGCCTGCTAAAATGATTGCGGTCCCATTTGTGGCGTTGGTTCCGCGGACGATAATGTCTCCGAGACCGCCTGCTCCAACGAATGTTCCAAT includes these proteins:
- a CDS encoding alkaline phosphatase family protein, which encodes MKKHLFVISLDALGALDLKDTADLPVLRELIETGTHIQEVETIYPSLTYPAHTSIITGHYPATHGIVNNTKIQPEKDSPDWYWYKKAIQVPTLYDLAKEHGMTTAAFLWPVAAKSGIDYNIAEIFPNRFWLTQMMVSLHASSPLFLIDMDRKFGHLRKGINQPDLDIFLTASVVDTIKTKKPTLLLTHLVDMDSMRHAHGVNSPEAKAALKRHDNRLAEIIQATKDAGIYENTVFAILGDHYQINVTHAIRLNVLFAEKGWLTVVEEKITDWEVYAKSCDGSCYIYTKSDLHTKEIQQLLQNMTEIEEVLTADEITRRGADNNATLMVEGKAGYYFMDDLYGPLYEEVTAEMLGKPGYYKAVHGYSPHKPDYKTTIIFNGPGIKKGEKITSAHLVDEAPTFAKILGLQFPDTAGKVIEVLFE
- a CDS encoding AI-2E family transporter — encoded protein: MKELSSFLQNRSVRRVGVFILIAFVLYLLRSQMNIILLTFIFSYLITRLENFILRRISIYRQIIVLLLYALIAAVIVFVFVKYIPVLADQINQLVKFGNTFLKTDSNNDFINYIVSLANQFDIMKYTEQGVSMILTYLTNVGTVLMNVFIALMLSLFFSLGKEHLVSFTNQFSTSKIAFIYEEVKFFGSKFVATFGKVIEAQFIIALVNAILTTIALWILGFPQLMTLSIMVFLLGLIPVAGVIISLIPLTIIGYSIGGVEYIFYILVVVIIIHALESYVLNPKLMSAKTNLPVFYTFIILIFGEHFFGIWGLIVGIPVVMFFLDVLGVTNQEEIEQPKDTISHT
- the murB gene encoding UDP-N-acetylmuramate dehydrogenase yields the protein MNNLQTQFPHITIKLNEPLSNYTYTKTGGVADIFVMPKTIEETQEVVSYCHQNKIPLTILGNGSNLIIKDGGIRGVILHLDLLQTIERNNTQITAMSGAKLIDTAKFALDESLSGLEFACGIPGSIGGALHMNAGAYGGEISDVLEAATVLTQTGELKKLKRSELKAAYRFSTIAEKNYIVLDATFSLALDDKNTIQAKMDELTAARESKQPLEYPSCGSVFKRPPGHFAGKLIQDSGLQGHIIGGAQVSLKHAGFIVNIGGATATDYMDLIAYVQKTVREKFDVELETEVKIIGEDK
- a CDS encoding ABC transporter ATP-binding protein, with protein sequence MIRFDNVSKKYNDDKTAVNNVTLDIKDGEFFVFIGPSGCGKTTTLKMINRLIPLTTGTIYINEKRISDYDIHELRWDIGYVLQQIALFPHMTIEENIAIVPELKKWSKEKIHDRITGLLDSVGLDPESYRNRKPAELSGGEQQRVGVVRALAADPGIILMDEPFSALDPISRQRLQQDISALQKKIKKTIVFVTHDMQEALALGDRICVMQGGEIVQVATPQEIIKNPENDFVKDFLASGHAFNTPILEGSFTVNDLIEADLFYAYQASDGTLGISSKEPVENLVRRIAEEQSIPVTDEAGNFIGTIANKHVMQFLARHLESSGELV
- a CDS encoding ABC transporter permease/substrate-binding protein, encoding MNTLLDTFAVRKDELFTALVQHIQISFVSLFIAVLIALPLGIYLTRHKRLAEPIIQVAAIFQTIPSLALLGLLIPLVGIGIVPAIIALVIYALLPILRNTYTGIKEVDPALVEASRAMGMNKWKRLYKVQLPLAMPVIMAGIRTAMVLIIGTATLAALIGAGGLGDLILLGIDRNDNSLILLGAIPAALLAILFDFLLRFLEKASFRSTVITISAGILLTAAIIVVPYFVSDKKEITIAGKLGAEPEILINMYKLVIEDETDLKVNVKPNMGKTSFVFNALKSGDIDIYPEFTGTVLETFLKENAKTHDPEQVYTQARDGLAKDFNMTYLKPMKYNNTYALAVSPEFAKENNLEKISDLGPVSDQVKAGFTLEFKDRSDGYKGIQDKYGLTFSNLKTMEPKLRYNAIKSGDINLLDAYSTDSELAQYKLKVLEDDQQLFPPYQGAPLMLTKTLDKYPELKKPLNKLAGKITDDEMRKMNYEVNVNGKSAYTVAKDYLQDQGIIK
- a CDS encoding Nramp family divalent metal transporter, producing the protein MKKEKTERTKQSWRKAQNAPSLSEVNNSVAIPKNAKFFRKLFAFMGPGALIAVGYVDPGNWATSIAGGSEFGYTLLSVILISNILAVLLQSLASKLGIVTGRDLAQASSDHFSKPFGFVLWILAELAIIATDIAEVIGSAIALNLLFGIPLIWGVCITALDIFLVLFLQHKGFRYIEVIVITLMVTILVCFGAEMVMSHPDMQAIAKGFIPQSEIVTNPAMLYIALGILGATVMPHNLYLHSSIVQTRQYARTKEGKKEAIRFSFIDSTFSLTIALLINASILILAAAAFYTTGQHNVAGIEDAYKLLNPTLGSSIASTVFAVALLASGQNSTLTGTLAGQIVMEGFLNIRLKPVVRRLLTRVLAIVPAVIITALYGANGINELLIFSQVILSMQLSFAVIPLVMFTSDKQKMGEFVNPTWLKIISWAVAIFIAVLNIYLLFYTLTSL